A genomic segment from Sulfuritalea hydrogenivorans sk43H encodes:
- a CDS encoding DUF1223 domain-containing protein, with protein sequence MNARMSAVAILAWLSAAAGTHAAAPPCVAQSGAQRAVLLELYTSEGCDSCPPADRRLSQFKTRADHAGRVVPLAFHVDYWDRLGWVDRFANPQYTQRQQVMAGLARSRMVYTPQFLRNGRDWRSAGSPLDGAGAAATGLRILLELGVPTAGHLALDGGISAANAGAEAWLAVYENNLESQVRAGENSGKTLRHDYVVRRLIGPLSPDPSGRISLRRQVALDAGWKRADLGVVAFVQDKASGEILQALQRHACAG encoded by the coding sequence ATGAACGCACGCATGTCCGCAGTGGCGATTCTTGCCTGGCTGTCGGCGGCCGCCGGCACGCACGCGGCGGCGCCGCCCTGCGTCGCGCAAAGCGGCGCACAGCGCGCGGTGCTGCTTGAACTCTACACCTCGGAAGGCTGCGACAGCTGCCCGCCGGCTGATCGGAGGCTGTCGCAGTTCAAGACCCGGGCCGACCATGCTGGCCGCGTCGTGCCGCTGGCCTTCCACGTCGATTACTGGGATCGCCTCGGCTGGGTTGATCGCTTTGCCAACCCGCAGTACACCCAGCGGCAGCAGGTGATGGCGGGCCTGGCTCGCTCACGCATGGTTTACACGCCGCAATTTCTGCGCAATGGGCGGGACTGGCGCAGTGCCGGAAGTCCGCTTGATGGTGCCGGGGCTGCCGCCACCGGTCTGCGCATCCTCCTCGAACTCGGGGTGCCGACGGCCGGGCACCTGGCGCTGGATGGCGGGATTTCCGCGGCGAACGCCGGGGCCGAGGCATGGCTCGCGGTGTACGAGAACAATCTGGAGTCTCAGGTGCGCGCCGGCGAGAACAGCGGCAAGACCCTGCGCCACGACTATGTGGTGCGCCGGCTGATCGGGCCGCTGTCTCCGGACCCCAGCGGACGCATATCGCTGCGCCGGCAGGTCGCGCTGGATGCGGGCTGGAAGCGCGCCGATCTGGGAGTGGTGGCGTTTGTTCAGGACAAGGCGAGCGGCGAGATACTGCAAGCGCTGCAGCGGCACGCTTGCGCGGGCTAG
- the ybaK gene encoding Cys-tRNA(Pro) deacylase, producing the protein MRHETNIPETPATKFLHKHGVAHSNHLYEYEEHGGTGVSARELNVPEHAVVKTLVMEDETGKPLIVLMHGDRKVSTKELARQIGVKKVGPCKPEDALRHTGYMVGGCSPFGTKKALPVHMEKTILDLPLIYINGGRRGYLVGVHPHDILRVLQPKIVECGLKE; encoded by the coding sequence ATGAGACACGAAACCAACATCCCCGAAACCCCGGCGACCAAGTTCCTGCACAAGCACGGCGTCGCCCACTCCAACCATCTCTACGAGTACGAGGAGCATGGCGGCACCGGTGTATCTGCCCGCGAACTCAACGTTCCCGAACACGCGGTGGTCAAGACGCTGGTCATGGAAGACGAAACCGGCAAGCCACTGATCGTGCTGATGCACGGCGACCGCAAGGTATCCACCAAGGAATTGGCGCGCCAGATCGGCGTCAAGAAAGTCGGTCCCTGCAAACCCGAGGATGCCCTGCGCCACACCGGCTACATGGTCGGCGGCTGCTCGCCCTTCGGCACCAAGAAGGCGCTGCCGGTGCATATGGAAAAGACCATTCTCGACCTGCCGCTGATCTACATCAACGGCGGCAGGCGCGGCTATCTGGTCGGCGTCCATCCGCACGACATCCTGCGCGTGCTGCAGCCGAAGATCGTGGAGTGCGGACTGAAGGAGTGA
- a CDS encoding trimeric intracellular cation channel family protein codes for MTPLPAPAELIYALGMAAVAVNAASAVLETEDKKMDLVGAVIVGLATSLGGGTLRDLLLNRPVFWLGDVAYLFCGLLAVGLTFVLARRIRVRAGLFVVPDAVGLALFTVVGCQIAVAAGVHWLSASLLAVITGVVGGMLRDILVNEVPLVMRPGTLYATASWLGALTLLGALQLGWGDAAAATAGGAVVLGLRLAAIRWRLRLPTYRSR; via the coding sequence ATGACGCCGCTGCCGGCGCCGGCCGAACTGATCTACGCTCTGGGCATGGCCGCGGTGGCGGTCAATGCCGCCTCGGCGGTGCTGGAAACCGAAGACAAGAAGATGGACCTGGTCGGCGCGGTGATTGTCGGCCTGGCGACCAGCCTCGGCGGCGGCACCCTGCGCGACCTGCTGCTGAATCGTCCGGTGTTCTGGCTGGGCGATGTCGCCTATCTGTTCTGCGGTCTGCTTGCGGTAGGCCTCACCTTCGTCCTCGCGCGTCGCATCCGGGTGCGCGCCGGCCTGTTCGTGGTGCCGGACGCGGTCGGACTTGCGCTGTTTACCGTGGTCGGTTGCCAGATCGCGGTCGCGGCCGGCGTGCACTGGCTTTCCGCCTCCCTGCTGGCCGTGATCACCGGCGTCGTCGGCGGCATGCTGCGCGACATCCTGGTCAACGAAGTGCCGCTGGTGATGCGGCCGGGAACTCTCTACGCCACGGCCTCCTGGCTCGGCGCGCTGACCCTGCTCGGGGCCCTGCAACTGGGCTGGGGCGATGCGGCGGCGGCGACCGCCGGCGGTGCGGTGGTGCTCGGCCTGCGCCTGGCGGCGATCCGCTGGCGGCTCAGGCTGCCGACCTACAGGTCGCGCTGA
- a CDS encoding dihydroneopterin aldolase → MDFIFIDDMRVDAHVGIFEREKAAPQTLEISLTFGVPDEAAQDDDIDKTIRYDAVIDRIRAELATRHFNLLETLGEYVIGLLLNEFGAPWVKISIAKMGIMKGVRRVGVQIERSR, encoded by the coding sequence ATGGACTTCATCTTCATCGACGACATGCGGGTCGACGCCCATGTCGGCATTTTCGAGCGCGAGAAGGCGGCGCCGCAGACGCTGGAGATCAGCCTCACCTTCGGCGTGCCCGACGAGGCGGCGCAGGATGACGACATCGACAAGACCATTCGCTACGACGCGGTGATCGACCGCATCCGCGCCGAACTGGCGACGCGCCATTTCAACCTGCTGGAGACGCTCGGCGAATACGTGATCGGCCTGCTGCTCAACGAGTTCGGCGCGCCCTGGGTCAAGATCAGCATCGCCAAGATGGGCATCATGAAGGGCGTGCGCCGCGTCGGCGTGCAGATCGAACGTTCGCGATGA